ACGCACGATCGTGGGGTTGTGGATGACGCCGGCACCGGGTCTCACGCGCACCGGCCTCACACCGCGCCCTCGGCGAGCAGCCCGTCGAGCTTCTCGTAGCCCTCGTTGATGCCGACCTCCATACCGCTGGCGAGCATCCCCTGCTGGGCCGCCATCGATTCCACGATGGACTTCGCCACCGTCCGGCACCGGCCGCCCTCGAGCGCCTCGAAGGTCATGATCTCCAGCGCCACGGCCTCCCGCATCTCCTCGAAGCCGAAGGTCTGCACGATCTTCTCACCCGGGATCGCGTCGTGGAAGCAGCCGAAGAAGTGGGCCACCACCTGCCCGTCCTGCAGGGCGTGGTACCGGTAGCTGCCACCGGTGCGGCAGTCCCAGGTCACGATGTCCATCTCGATCGAGCGCGGGCCCAGCCAGCGCTTGACCAG
Above is a window of Ruania suaedae DNA encoding:
- a CDS encoding SRPBCC family protein gives rise to the protein MSKEATIEADPDIPVITITREFDAPPERVYRAWAEPELVKRWLGPRSIEMDIVTWDCRTGGSYRYHALQDGQVVAHFFGCFHDAIPGEKIVQTFGFEEMREAVALEIMTFEALEGGRCRTVAKSIVESMAAQQGMLASGMEVGINEGYEKLDGLLAEGAV